A region of Burkholderiales bacterium JOSHI_001 DNA encodes the following proteins:
- a CDS encoding cobalamin-dependent methionine synthase I (PFAM: Homocysteine S-methyltransferase) encodes MNAQSQSPKFTRGAQLPEVLAQRIAVIDGAMGTMVQRYKLGEADFRSERFADHPKDLKGNNDLLVLTRPDVIREIHRQYLAAGADIIETNTFGATSIAQEDYALGHIAHEMNVAAARIARLEADAAATPDKPRFVAGALGPTPRTASISPDVNDPGARNVSFDQLRDAYREQAAGLLEGGCDLFLVETIFDTLNAKAAIFALDELMEDTGERLPVIVSGTVTDASGRILSGQTVHAFWHSVRHARPIAVGLNCALGAALMRPYIEELSKVAADTWISCYPNAGLPNPMSDTGFDETPAVTGALVAEFAEAGFLNIAGGCCGTTPDHIAEIARRVGKYRPRGKADPLFSGLLAA; translated from the coding sequence ATGAACGCCCAGTCCCAATCCCCGAAGTTCACCCGTGGCGCGCAGCTGCCCGAGGTGCTGGCCCAACGCATCGCCGTGATCGACGGCGCCATGGGCACCATGGTGCAGCGCTACAAGCTGGGCGAAGCAGATTTCCGCAGTGAACGTTTTGCCGACCACCCCAAGGACCTGAAGGGCAACAACGACCTGCTGGTGCTGACCCGGCCCGACGTCATCCGCGAAATCCACCGCCAGTACCTGGCCGCGGGCGCCGACATCATCGAAACCAACACCTTCGGCGCGACCTCCATCGCCCAGGAAGACTATGCGCTCGGCCACATCGCGCACGAGATGAACGTGGCCGCCGCGCGCATTGCGCGGCTGGAAGCCGACGCCGCCGCCACGCCGGACAAGCCGCGCTTCGTGGCCGGCGCCTTGGGGCCCACGCCGCGCACCGCCAGCATCAGCCCGGACGTGAACGACCCGGGCGCACGCAACGTCAGCTTCGACCAACTGCGCGACGCCTACCGCGAGCAGGCCGCCGGCCTGCTGGAAGGCGGCTGCGACCTGTTCCTGGTCGAAACCATCTTCGACACGCTGAACGCCAAGGCGGCCATCTTCGCGCTGGACGAGTTGATGGAAGACACCGGCGAACGCCTGCCGGTCATCGTCAGCGGCACGGTCACCGACGCCTCGGGCCGCATCCTGTCGGGCCAGACGGTGCACGCCTTCTGGCATTCGGTGCGCCATGCGCGGCCCATCGCGGTGGGCCTGAACTGCGCACTCGGCGCGGCGCTGATGCGGCCCTACATCGAAGAATTGTCGAAGGTGGCGGCCGACACCTGGATCAGTTGCTACCCCAACGCCGGCCTGCCCAACCCGATGAGCGACACCGGCTTCGACGAGACGCCGGCCGTCACCGGTGCGCTGGTGGCCGAATTTGCTGAAGCCGGCTTCCTGAACATCGCCGGCGGCTGCTGCGGTACCACGCCGGACCACATCGCTGAAATCGCCCGCCGCGTGGGCAAGTACCGCCCGCGCGGCAAAGCCGACCCGCTGTTCAGCGGCTTGCTGGCGGCTTGA
- a CDS encoding hypothetical protein (PFAM: Bacterial protein of unknown function (Gcw_chp)~TIGRFAM: conserved hypothetical protein, proteobacterial), translated as MKKTSFALSVAALAALLPLSSFADVAFNVGAVTDYRYRGISQTRLKPALQGGVDYTQGGLYLGAWASTIKWIKDGGGDANVEIDLYGGYKGEITKGLGYDVGLLAYVYPSNKLTPSADTQEIYGALSFGPATLKYSHSVSNLFAATDSKNSGYLDLSASFEVMDGWSVAPHLGHQTVKNHSNLTYTDFSITLSKDFKGLVPSIAIVGNDVKNKNDFTILGKELSKTSLVLGLKYNF; from the coding sequence ATGAAAAAGACATCCTTCGCCCTGTCGGTGGCCGCGCTGGCCGCGCTGCTGCCGCTGTCGTCGTTCGCCGACGTTGCGTTCAACGTTGGGGCGGTCACCGATTACCGCTACCGCGGCATTTCCCAGACCCGCCTGAAGCCGGCCCTGCAGGGCGGCGTGGACTACACCCAGGGTGGGCTGTACCTGGGCGCCTGGGCTTCGACCATCAAGTGGATCAAGGACGGCGGCGGCGACGCCAACGTCGAAATCGACCTGTACGGCGGCTACAAGGGCGAGATCACCAAGGGTCTGGGCTACGACGTTGGTCTGCTGGCCTACGTGTACCCGAGCAACAAGCTCACCCCCAGCGCCGACACCCAGGAAATCTACGGTGCGCTGAGCTTCGGTCCGGCCACGCTGAAGTACAGCCACTCGGTCAGCAACTTGTTCGCCGCCACCGACAGCAAGAACAGCGGCTACCTGGACCTGTCGGCCAGCTTCGAAGTGATGGACGGCTGGAGCGTGGCCCCGCACCTGGGCCACCAGACCGTCAAGAACCATTCGAACCTGACCTACACCGACTTCTCCATCACCCTGTCCAAGGACTTCAAGGGCTTGGTGCCCAGCATCGCCATCGTGGGCAATGACGTGAAGAACAAGAACGACTTCACCATTCTTGGCAAAGAGCTGTCCAAGACCTCCCTGGTCCTGGGCCTCAAGTACAACTTCTGA
- a CDS encoding nitrogen regulatory protein PII (PFAM: Nitrogen regulatory protein P-II): MKMVTAIVKPFKLDEVREALSGIGVQGITVTEVKGFGRQKGHTELYRGAEYVVDFLPKVKIEAAVDDAIVDRVIEAIEASARTGKIGDGKVFVSPLEQVVRIRTGETGKDAL; the protein is encoded by the coding sequence ATGAAGATGGTGACCGCCATCGTCAAGCCCTTCAAGCTTGACGAAGTCCGTGAAGCGCTGTCGGGCATCGGGGTGCAAGGCATCACGGTGACCGAGGTGAAGGGTTTTGGCCGCCAGAAGGGCCACACCGAGCTGTACCGCGGTGCTGAATACGTCGTCGATTTCCTGCCCAAGGTGAAGATCGAAGCCGCGGTGGACGATGCCATCGTTGACCGCGTGATCGAGGCCATCGAGGCCAGCGCCCGCACCGGGAAGATCGGCGACGGCAAGGTCTTCGTTTCGCCGCTGGAACAGGTGGTGCGCATCCGCACCGGCGAAACCGGCAAGGACGCGCTCTGA
- a CDS encoding AAA+ family ATPase (PFAM: ATPase family associated with various cellular activities (AAA)), with translation MPKGPVAVRGVLSPGLAEAPVLDCMCSQFVLTLTLRHPGRFNLRRDWSSLLSLVGRHLVWPPHVLARLRAYLAKRCKDNDQWRGHAELSDTAFVQRFGAWRGPYEEGTLFFYVDEYVKDAPKDLLAVLSATSDWLARDLKKRSTLVEKNIDALAGLLQLNPAERALLLYGTLARYQRDLRGLLVEFKVANAQEAYAAIAAVAGVDEREVAEALRAGSRLERIGMVENLISEHNITDLADLMKVSEQLPPVLMREYRGPDELMAVFTRPAAKSDLCAADFAFVAEEVGVLTALLRNAVAQKAAGVNVLLYGPPGTGKTELAKVCAGDAGLSLYQVEYADRDGNSLTGRDRYRSLQISQVFLKGSPEVALLFDEVEDVFPPISTDAAQLMARLDAGDAPPSGSVSGKAWVNQILETNPVPVIWITNRIEQIDPAFRRRFQYHLELKSPPPGAREALIARALDGVAVSEGFTAKLAERKGLTPAQIRTAVRFARLAGGVDATLEPLIERQLGNADKALGREQTSKPARRSVTAYDLSLLNLESKFEVSRIIDALARRGHGTLCFHGAPGTGKTALAEHIAQALGRPLMIRQASDLVSKFVGETEQNMARMFEEASTEQSVLLLDEADSFLRSRRRAERSYEVTEVNEMLQGMERFAGVFICTTNLFEDLDEAALRRFTFKIHFRPLRPEQRLRMFVAEALAGDETALTDEQGQRLAQMDCLAPGDFAAVKRQVDILDEAFAPDEFLSQLEGEHRVKPQVRERRGMGFLQSSP, from the coding sequence ATGCCCAAAGGGCCTGTTGCTGTGCGTGGGGTCTTGTCGCCGGGCCTGGCCGAAGCGCCGGTGCTGGACTGCATGTGTTCGCAGTTCGTGCTGACGCTCACGCTGCGCCACCCGGGGCGCTTCAACCTGCGGCGCGACTGGAGCAGCCTGCTGTCCCTGGTGGGCCGCCACCTGGTGTGGCCGCCGCACGTGCTGGCGCGGCTGCGCGCCTACCTGGCCAAGCGCTGCAAGGACAACGACCAGTGGCGCGGCCACGCCGAGCTGTCCGACACCGCCTTCGTGCAGCGCTTTGGCGCCTGGCGCGGCCCGTACGAAGAGGGCACGCTGTTCTTCTACGTGGACGAATACGTGAAGGACGCACCCAAGGACCTGCTGGCCGTGCTGTCGGCCACCAGCGACTGGCTGGCGCGCGACCTGAAGAAGCGCAGCACCTTGGTGGAAAAGAACATCGACGCGCTGGCCGGCCTGCTGCAGCTGAACCCGGCCGAGCGCGCGCTGCTGCTGTACGGCACCCTGGCGCGCTACCAGCGCGACCTGCGCGGCCTGCTGGTCGAGTTCAAGGTGGCCAATGCGCAGGAAGCCTACGCGGCCATCGCCGCCGTGGCCGGCGTGGACGAACGCGAAGTGGCCGAGGCCCTGCGCGCCGGCAGCCGGCTGGAACGCATCGGCATGGTGGAAAACCTGATCAGCGAACACAACATCACCGACCTGGCCGACCTGATGAAGGTCAGCGAACAGCTGCCCCCGGTGCTGATGCGCGAATACCGCGGGCCCGACGAGCTGATGGCGGTGTTCACCCGACCCGCGGCCAAGTCCGATCTGTGTGCCGCCGACTTCGCCTTCGTGGCCGAAGAAGTGGGCGTGCTCACTGCGCTGCTGCGCAACGCCGTGGCGCAGAAGGCCGCGGGCGTGAACGTGCTGCTGTACGGCCCGCCCGGCACCGGCAAGACCGAACTCGCCAAGGTCTGCGCGGGCGACGCCGGCCTGTCGCTGTACCAGGTGGAGTACGCCGACCGCGACGGCAACAGCCTGACCGGCCGCGACCGCTACCGGTCCTTGCAGATCAGCCAGGTGTTCCTGAAAGGCAGCCCCGAGGTGGCGCTGCTGTTCGACGAGGTGGAAGACGTGTTCCCGCCGATTTCCACCGACGCCGCGCAGCTGATGGCGCGCCTGGACGCGGGCGACGCGCCGCCGTCGGGCAGCGTCAGCGGCAAGGCCTGGGTGAACCAGATCCTGGAAACCAACCCGGTGCCGGTGATCTGGATCACCAACCGCATCGAGCAGATCGACCCCGCCTTCCGCCGCCGCTTCCAGTACCACCTGGAACTGAAGAGCCCGCCGCCCGGCGCGCGCGAAGCGCTGATTGCCCGCGCGTTGGACGGCGTGGCGGTGAGCGAAGGCTTCACCGCCAAGCTGGCCGAGCGCAAGGGGCTGACGCCGGCGCAGATCCGCACCGCGGTGCGCTTTGCGCGCCTGGCCGGCGGCGTGGACGCCACGCTGGAGCCGCTGATCGAGCGCCAACTGGGCAACGCCGACAAGGCCCTGGGCCGCGAACAGACATCGAAGCCCGCGCGGCGCAGCGTCACCGCCTACGACCTGTCGCTGCTGAACCTGGAAAGCAAGTTCGAGGTCTCGCGCATCATCGATGCGCTGGCGCGCCGCGGCCACGGCACCCTGTGTTTCCATGGCGCGCCCGGCACCGGCAAGACCGCGCTGGCCGAGCACATCGCGCAGGCGCTGGGCCGGCCGCTGATGATCCGCCAGGCCAGCGACCTGGTGAGCAAGTTCGTCGGCGAAACCGAACAGAACATGGCCCGCATGTTCGAAGAAGCCAGCACCGAGCAGTCGGTGCTGCTGCTGGACGAAGCCGACAGCTTCCTGCGCAGCCGCCGCCGCGCCGAGCGCAGCTACGAGGTGACCGAGGTCAACGAGATGCTGCAGGGCATGGAGCGTTTCGCCGGCGTGTTCATCTGCACCACGAACTTGTTTGAAGACCTGGACGAAGCCGCGCTGCGCCGCTTCACCTTCAAGATCCACTTCCGCCCCTTGCGGCCCGAACAGCGCCTGCGCATGTTCGTGGCCGAGGCCCTGGCCGGCGATGAGACCGCGCTCACCGACGAACAAGGCCAGCGCCTGGCCCAGATGGACTGCCTGGCCCCGGGCGACTTCGCGGCGGTGAAGCGCCAGGTCGACATCCTGGACGAAGCCTTCGCACCCGATGAATTTCTCTCGCAACTGGAGGGCGAGCACAGGGTCAAGCCCCAGGTGCGTGAGCGCCGCGGCATGGGCTTCCTACAATCGAGCCCATGA
- a CDS encoding putative outer membrane lipoprotein (PFAM: Rickettsia 17 kDa surface antigen), whose amino-acid sequence MRMAPSNTFFFAAAAFAAALAMAPAQAADVPPKPTARQLAGLCDTCVIVTAQAVEKRKGKASGVGAVGGAVAGGVVGNKVGDSTVATVGGAAVGGLLGNEIEKRVKRHKVWITTVTQKDGNTRRFESLSDPQHRLGEMLKVQGDQLVKP is encoded by the coding sequence ATGCGCATGGCACCCAGCAACACCTTCTTCTTCGCCGCGGCGGCCTTCGCGGCGGCCCTGGCCATGGCGCCGGCCCAGGCGGCCGATGTCCCGCCCAAACCCACGGCGCGCCAGCTGGCGGGGCTGTGTGACACCTGCGTGATCGTCACGGCGCAGGCGGTGGAAAAGCGCAAGGGCAAGGCCAGCGGCGTGGGCGCCGTGGGTGGCGCCGTGGCCGGCGGCGTCGTGGGCAACAAGGTGGGTGACTCCACCGTGGCCACGGTGGGCGGTGCGGCGGTGGGCGGCCTGCTGGGCAACGAGATCGAAAAGCGCGTCAAGCGCCACAAGGTCTGGATCACCACGGTGACGCAGAAGGACGGCAACACGCGCCGCTTCGAGTCCCTGTCCGACCCGCAGCACCGGTTGGGCGAGATGCTGAAAGTGCAGGGCGACCAGCTGGTCAAGCCCTGA
- a CDS encoding Mg chelatase-related protein (PFAM: Magnesium chelatase, subunit ChlI~TIGRFAM: Mg chelatase-related protein): MSLAIVRSRALDGLNAQPVQVEVHLANGLPSFTLVGLADTEVKESRERVRAALLSCGFAFPHNKRITINLAPADLPKESGRFDLPIALGILAAAGQVDARRLAQLECAGELSLAGELRPVRGALALALALRREASPHALLLPSASAAEAACASGVDVRAAAHLMDVVQALAPSTEPGADLPLPRAQPLPAAAAPPGPDLHDVKGQALAKRALEIAAAGGHSLLFVGPPGSGKSMLAQRLAGLLPPLDAEDALAAAALAGLGARGLSAPGFGQRPFRSPHHTASAVALVGGGTPPRPGEISLAHAGVLFLDELPEFSRSALEALREPLETGRVTISRAARQAAFPARFQLVAAMNPCPCGWLGANAALGRTCRCTPEQVARYQSRLSGPLLDRIDMQVEVPAATPAELMALPDGEASAAVGERVAAALALQHQRQGAPNAQLPPGRIDTLCALDAPTARFAEQAAARLAWSGRSLHRVLKLARTVADLEGSEPISLAHLAEAMQLRRALPGR, translated from the coding sequence ATGTCCTTGGCCATCGTCCGCAGCCGCGCGCTGGACGGCCTGAACGCCCAGCCGGTGCAGGTGGAGGTGCACCTGGCCAACGGCCTGCCCAGCTTCACCCTGGTGGGCCTGGCCGACACCGAAGTGAAGGAATCGCGCGAGCGGGTGCGCGCTGCGCTGCTGAGCTGCGGCTTCGCCTTCCCGCACAACAAGCGCATCACCATCAACCTGGCCCCGGCCGACCTGCCGAAGGAAAGTGGCCGCTTCGACCTGCCCATCGCCCTGGGCATCCTGGCCGCTGCCGGCCAGGTGGACGCCCGGCGACTGGCGCAACTGGAATGCGCGGGCGAACTCTCGCTGGCCGGTGAACTGCGGCCGGTGCGCGGCGCCTTGGCCCTGGCCCTGGCGCTGCGGCGCGAGGCCAGCCCGCACGCCCTGCTGCTGCCCAGTGCCAGCGCGGCGGAAGCCGCCTGCGCCAGCGGCGTGGACGTGCGCGCCGCGGCCCACCTGATGGACGTGGTGCAGGCGCTGGCGCCCAGCACGGAGCCTGGCGCCGACCTGCCCTTGCCACGCGCTCAGCCGCTGCCGGCCGCCGCCGCCCCGCCCGGCCCCGACCTGCACGACGTGAAGGGCCAGGCCTTGGCCAAGCGCGCGCTGGAAATCGCTGCTGCCGGCGGGCACAGCCTGCTGTTCGTCGGCCCGCCGGGCAGTGGCAAGAGCATGCTGGCGCAGCGCCTGGCCGGCCTGCTGCCGCCGCTGGACGCCGAAGACGCGCTGGCCGCCGCGGCACTGGCGGGCCTGGGCGCCCGCGGCCTGTCAGCCCCCGGCTTCGGCCAACGCCCTTTCAGAAGCCCCCACCACACCGCCAGCGCGGTGGCCCTGGTGGGCGGGGGCACGCCGCCACGGCCGGGCGAGATCTCCCTGGCGCACGCCGGCGTGCTGTTCCTGGACGAGTTGCCCGAATTCAGCCGCAGCGCCCTGGAAGCCCTGCGCGAACCGCTGGAAACCGGCCGCGTGACCATCTCGCGCGCGGCGCGCCAGGCGGCCTTCCCGGCCCGCTTCCAGCTGGTGGCGGCGATGAACCCCTGCCCCTGCGGCTGGCTGGGCGCCAATGCCGCGCTGGGCCGCACCTGCCGCTGCACGCCCGAGCAGGTGGCGCGCTACCAGTCCCGCCTGTCCGGCCCGCTGCTGGACCGCATCGACATGCAGGTGGAGGTGCCGGCCGCCACACCGGCCGAGCTGATGGCCCTGCCCGACGGCGAAGCCAGCGCGGCGGTGGGCGAACGGGTGGCCGCGGCGCTGGCCTTGCAGCACCAACGCCAGGGCGCACCCAACGCCCAATTGCCGCCCGGGCGCATCGACACCCTGTGTGCGTTGGACGCCCCCACCGCCCGCTTCGCCGAGCAGGCCGCCGCCCGCCTGGCCTGGAGCGGTCGCAGCCTGCACCGGGTGCTGAAGCTGGCTCGCACCGTGGCCGACCTGGAAGGCAGCGAGCCCATCAGCCTGGCCCACCTGGCCGAAGCGATGCAATTGCGGCGGGCGCTGCCGGGCCGCTGA
- a CDS encoding 5-methyltetrahydrofolate--homocysteine methyltransferase (PFAM: Pterin binding enzyme; Vitamin B12 dependent methionine synthase, activation domain; B12 binding domain~TIGRFAM: 5-methyltetrahydrofolate--homocysteine methyltransferase), whose product MTDRIPTPHPQVAPLRLSGLEPVTIGAGALFVNIGERTNVTGSKAFARMILEGRFEDALSVARQQVENGAQIIDINMDEAMLDSQAAMVRFLTLIASEPEIARVPIMIDSSKWSVIEAGLKCIQGKGIVNSISLKEGEAEFRRQATLLRRYGAAAVVMAFDEQGQADSFERKTQICQRAYRLLVDEVGFPAEDIIFDPNIFAIATGIEEHANYAVDFINATRWIKQHLPGAKVSGGVSNVSFSFRGNEPVREAIHTVFLYHAIQAGMDMGIVNAGMVGVYDDIPADLRERVEDVVLNRRDDATERLLEVADAVKGAAKDDSAKLAWRALPLRERLSHALVHGITDFIVEDTESVWQEIRAEGGRPLHVIEGPLMAGMNVVGDLFGAGKMFLPQVVKSARVMKQAVAHLLPYIEEEKRQLIAAGEDAKPKGKIVIATVKGDVHDIGKNIVTVVLQCNNFEVVNMGVMVPCQDILAKARVEGADIIGLSGLITPSLEEMQHVAAEMQRDAYFRLKKIPLLIGGATCSRVHTAVKIAPHYEGPVVYVPDASRSVGVCSDLLSDERAARYIAELNADYQRVREQHAGKKQTPLVPLAQARANKTRIDWAAYTPPVPKFIGRRVFRNQDLAELAACIDWSPFFQTWDLSGRFPDILRDEVVGAEATRVLSDGKRLLQRLIEGRWLQANGVVALLPANTVGDDAIEVYTDESRRDVALTWRPLRMQTERPVIDGVARPNRCLADFIAPKGVKNDYIGLFAVTAGLGVDKKEAQFMADHDDYSAIMLKALADRLAEAFAERLHQRVRTDLWGYAPNEALATEELIAETYRGIRPAPGYPACPEHGIKRAMFKVLQAEDIQMGLTESLAMTPAASVSGFYLAHPDAAYFNVGRIGDDQVADWAAAEQVDEVQARRRLAPQL is encoded by the coding sequence ATGACCGACCGCATTCCTACTCCCCATCCCCAAGTGGCACCGTTGCGCCTGTCGGGACTGGAGCCCGTGACCATCGGCGCTGGTGCATTGTTCGTCAACATTGGCGAGCGTACCAACGTCACAGGCTCCAAGGCTTTTGCCCGCATGATCCTGGAAGGCCGCTTCGAGGACGCATTGTCCGTCGCCCGCCAGCAGGTGGAAAACGGCGCCCAGATCATCGACATCAACATGGACGAGGCCATGCTGGACAGCCAGGCCGCCATGGTGCGCTTCCTGACGCTGATCGCGTCCGAGCCCGAAATTGCCCGCGTGCCCATCATGATCGACTCCTCCAAGTGGAGCGTCATCGAAGCCGGGCTGAAGTGCATCCAGGGCAAGGGCATCGTCAACTCCATCTCGCTGAAGGAAGGCGAGGCCGAATTCCGCCGCCAGGCCACGCTGCTGCGCCGCTACGGCGCCGCCGCGGTGGTGATGGCCTTCGATGAACAGGGCCAGGCCGACAGCTTCGAGCGCAAGACCCAGATCTGCCAGCGCGCCTACCGCCTGCTGGTGGACGAGGTGGGCTTCCCGGCCGAAGACATCATCTTCGACCCCAACATCTTCGCCATCGCCACCGGCATCGAAGAACACGCGAACTACGCGGTGGACTTCATCAACGCCACGCGCTGGATCAAGCAGCACCTGCCGGGCGCCAAGGTGTCGGGCGGTGTTTCCAATGTTTCCTTCAGCTTCCGCGGCAACGAACCCGTGCGCGAGGCCATCCACACCGTGTTCCTGTACCACGCCATCCAGGCGGGCATGGACATGGGCATCGTCAACGCCGGCATGGTGGGCGTGTACGACGACATCCCGGCCGACCTGCGCGAGCGCGTGGAAGACGTGGTGCTGAATCGCCGCGACGACGCCACCGAGCGCCTGCTGGAAGTGGCCGACGCGGTGAAGGGCGCGGCCAAGGACGACAGTGCCAAGCTGGCCTGGCGCGCGCTGCCGCTGCGCGAGCGTCTTTCGCATGCGCTGGTGCACGGCATCACCGACTTCATCGTCGAGGACACCGAAAGCGTCTGGCAGGAAATCCGCGCCGAAGGCGGCCGGCCGCTGCACGTGATCGAAGGCCCGCTGATGGCCGGCATGAACGTGGTGGGCGACCTGTTCGGCGCCGGCAAGATGTTCCTGCCCCAGGTGGTGAAGAGCGCGCGCGTGATGAAGCAGGCCGTGGCCCACCTGCTGCCCTACATCGAGGAAGAAAAGCGCCAGCTCATCGCCGCAGGCGAGGACGCCAAGCCCAAGGGCAAGATCGTCATCGCCACCGTCAAGGGCGACGTGCACGACATCGGCAAGAACATCGTCACCGTCGTGCTCCAGTGCAACAACTTCGAAGTCGTGAACATGGGCGTGATGGTGCCCTGCCAGGACATCCTGGCCAAGGCGCGGGTGGAAGGGGCGGACATCATTGGTCTTTCAGGCCTGATCACCCCCAGCCTGGAAGAGATGCAGCATGTGGCCGCCGAGATGCAGCGCGACGCCTACTTCCGGCTGAAGAAGATCCCGCTGCTCATCGGCGGGGCCACCTGCAGCCGGGTGCACACCGCGGTGAAGATCGCGCCGCACTACGAAGGCCCGGTGGTCTATGTGCCCGACGCCTCGCGCAGCGTGGGCGTGTGCTCCGACCTGCTGAGCGACGAGCGCGCCGCGCGCTACATCGCCGAGCTGAACGCCGACTACCAGCGTGTGCGCGAGCAGCATGCCGGCAAGAAACAGACGCCGCTGGTGCCGCTGGCCCAGGCACGCGCCAACAAGACGCGCATCGACTGGGCCGCCTACACGCCGCCGGTGCCGAAGTTCATCGGCCGGCGCGTCTTCCGCAACCAGGACCTCGCCGAACTGGCCGCCTGCATCGACTGGAGCCCCTTCTTCCAGACCTGGGACTTGAGCGGGCGCTTTCCCGACATCCTGCGCGACGAGGTGGTGGGGGCCGAGGCCACCCGGGTGCTGTCCGACGGCAAGCGGCTGCTGCAGCGCCTGATTGAAGGCCGCTGGCTGCAGGCCAATGGCGTGGTGGCGCTGCTGCCGGCCAACACCGTGGGCGACGATGCGATCGAGGTCTACACCGATGAAAGCCGGCGCGACGTGGCGCTCACCTGGCGGCCGCTGCGCATGCAGACCGAGCGTCCGGTCATCGACGGCGTGGCGCGGCCCAACCGCTGCCTGGCCGACTTCATCGCGCCCAAGGGCGTGAAGAACGACTACATCGGCCTGTTCGCCGTGACCGCCGGCCTGGGCGTGGACAAGAAGGAAGCGCAGTTCATGGCCGACCACGACGACTACTCGGCCATCATGCTGAAAGCCCTGGCCGACCGACTGGCCGAGGCCTTCGCCGAGCGCCTGCACCAGCGCGTGCGCACCGACCTGTGGGGCTATGCGCCCAACGAAGCGCTGGCCACTGAAGAGTTGATCGCGGAAACCTACCGCGGCATCCGCCCCGCGCCGGGCTACCCGGCCTGCCCGGAACACGGCATCAAGCGCGCCATGTTCAAGGTGCTGCAGGCCGAAGACATCCAGATGGGCCTGACCGAGAGCCTGGCCATGACGCCCGCGGCCAGCGTCAGCGGCTTCTACCTGGCGCACCCGGACGCCGCCTACTTCAACGTGGGCCGCATCGGTGACGACCAGGTGGCCGACTGGGCCGCGGCCGAGCAGGTGGATGAGGTCCAGGCGCGGCGGCGGCTGGCCCCGCAGCTGTAA